In Gracilinanus agilis isolate LMUSP501 unplaced genomic scaffold, AgileGrace unplaced_scaffold18860, whole genome shotgun sequence, a single genomic region encodes these proteins:
- the LOC123254272 gene encoding trinucleotide repeat-containing gene 18 protein-like, which produces ESKELADLARIHPTGCATNGLNPNLMVTGGPALTGSGRWSTDPASHLAAHPWLPRTGSPSMWLAGHPYGLGHPSLHQGMTPAFPPGMGGSIPSSAYQFARDPQSGQLVVIPSEHLPHFGK; this is translated from the exons AGAAAGCAAGGAATTAGCTGACTTGGCTCGGATCCATCCCACTGGCTGTGCCACCAATGGCCTCAATCCCAACCTCATGGTGACGGGGGGCCCTGCCCTGACTGGCTCTGGGCGTTGGTCCACCGACCCTGCTTCCCACCTGGCCGCACACCCGTGGTTACCCCGGACTGGTAGCCCTTCTATGTGGTTAGCGGGCCATCCCTATG GCTTAGGCCACCCTTCCCTGCACCAGGGCATGACTCCGGCTTTCCCTCCTGGGATGGGGGGTTCTATTCCTTCTTCCGCTTATCAGTTTGCCAGAGACCCCCAGTCGGGACAGCTGGTCGTGATCCCCAGTGAACACTTGCCCCATTTTGGTAAGTAA